The Aquipuribacter hungaricus genome window below encodes:
- a CDS encoding wax ester/triacylglycerol synthase family O-acyltransferase: MSDRLSALDASFLYAEEQGVPQHVGTVMVFEGPVDYPRLQRHLAGRIAFVPRYRKRVREVPGRLANPVWADDPRFELGFHVRRLALPRPGSTDQLRELVARIHPRELDRSRPLWELYVVEGLEDDRFAVITKAHQALVDGIDGLDLAQVVLDTSPDVSDAPPDAWRPSPDPTALDLVSGAVLEAAQRPAEAVHTVRRRVGDVQQAAGRVAGSLGRLAVARRAPDSPLDVELSRQRLFAVASHTLADFQAVARRHGGASTDRAPAVRPSVNDVVLAVLAGALRTWLQARGVGVSATTRVRALVPVSVRADDPDDGAVDVGGPARPGTSFRTSVDGQLVDLPVGEPNPVMRLFQVAYQMSPHREGGRAVSARDLAELAGFAPPTLHSLGVRVAGGLSRRWFNLLVTNVPGPQQPVYCAGARLAETYPVIPLSQGHALAVGVTSYDGRVFVGFTADRDALPDVADLPVYLAEALAELGQADR; encoded by the coding sequence GACTACCCGCGCCTGCAGCGGCACCTGGCCGGGCGCATCGCCTTCGTCCCCCGCTACCGCAAGCGGGTCCGCGAGGTGCCGGGCCGGCTGGCCAACCCGGTCTGGGCCGACGACCCCCGCTTCGAGCTGGGGTTCCACGTCCGGCGCCTGGCCCTGCCCCGCCCGGGCAGCACCGACCAGCTGCGCGAGCTGGTGGCCCGCATCCACCCGCGCGAGCTCGACCGCAGCCGGCCGCTGTGGGAGCTCTACGTCGTCGAGGGGCTCGAGGACGACCGCTTCGCCGTCATCACCAAGGCCCACCAGGCGCTGGTCGACGGCATCGACGGGCTCGACCTGGCACAGGTGGTGCTCGACACCAGCCCCGACGTCAGCGACGCGCCCCCGGACGCGTGGCGGCCCAGCCCCGACCCGACCGCGCTCGACCTGGTCAGCGGCGCGGTGCTCGAGGCGGCCCAGCGTCCGGCCGAGGCCGTGCACACCGTCCGCCGCCGGGTGGGCGACGTGCAGCAGGCCGCCGGGCGCGTGGCCGGCTCGCTCGGTCGCCTGGCCGTGGCGCGCCGCGCGCCGGACAGCCCGCTGGACGTCGAGCTGTCGCGGCAGCGGCTCTTCGCCGTCGCGTCGCACACGCTCGCGGACTTCCAGGCGGTGGCCCGTCGCCACGGCGGCGCCAGCACCGACCGGGCCCCGGCCGTCCGGCCGAGCGTCAACGACGTCGTGCTCGCCGTCCTCGCCGGGGCCCTGCGCACCTGGCTGCAGGCGCGCGGCGTCGGGGTGAGCGCGACCACGCGGGTGCGGGCGCTGGTGCCGGTCAGCGTGCGCGCCGACGACCCCGACGACGGCGCCGTGGACGTCGGAGGGCCCGCCCGCCCGGGCACGTCCTTCCGGACCTCCGTCGACGGCCAGCTCGTCGACCTGCCGGTGGGGGAGCCGAACCCCGTCATGCGGCTGTTCCAGGTGGCGTACCAGATGAGCCCGCACCGCGAGGGCGGGCGGGCGGTGTCGGCGCGCGACCTCGCCGAGCTCGCGGGCTTCGCGCCGCCCACGCTGCACAGCCTCGGCGTCCGGGTGGCCGGCGGGCTGTCGCGGCGCTGGTTCAACCTGCTCGTCACCAACGTCCCCGGCCCGCAGCAGCCGGTGTACTGCGCGGGGGCGCGGCTCGCCGAGACCTACCCGGTCATCCCGCTGTCGCAGGGGCACGCGCTCGCCGTCGGGGTGACCTCCTACGACGGCCGCGTGTTCGTGGGCTTCACCGCCGACCGGGACGCCCTGCCGGACGTCGCGGACCTGCCGGTGTACCTGGCGGAGGCGCTCG